From the genome of Vulpes lagopus strain Blue_001 chromosome 2, ASM1834538v1, whole genome shotgun sequence, one region includes:
- the CD79A gene encoding B-cell antigen receptor complex-associated protein alpha chain: protein MPGGPGLLQALCATTFLLFLISAGGLGPGSQALWVDGGPPSMTVSLGETARLQCLHNRSRLSSKLNITWWRVLQGNATWPDIFLSSGEGPNGELTIDTVNKSHMGMYRCQVEEKDLNQKVLSSQQSCGTYLRVRERLPRPFLDMGEGTKNNIITAEGIILLFCAVVPGTLLLFRKRWQNMKFGVDAQDDYEDENLYEGLNLDDCSMYEDISRGLQGTYQDVGSLHIGDGDVQLEKP, encoded by the exons ATGCCTGGGGGTCCCGGACTCCTCCAAGCGCTGTGTGCCAccacctttctcctcttcctaatCTCTGCTGGTGGCCTGG GCCCCGGGAGCCAGGCCCTGTGGGTGGACGGGGGCCCGCCATCGATGACAGTGAGCCTGGGGGAAACAGCCCGCCTCCAGTGCCTGCATAACCGCAGCAGGCTGTCCAGCAAGCTCAACATCACGTGGTGGCGCGTCCTCCAAGGCAACGCCACCTGGCCCGACATCTTCCTGAGCTCCGGCGAAGGCCCCAACGGCGAGCTGACCATCGACACTGTGAACAAGAGCCACATGGGCATGTACAGATGCCAGGTGGAGGAGAAAGATCTCAACCAAAAAGTCCTCAGCTCCCAGCAGTCCTGCGGCACCTACCTCCGCGTGCGCG agcGGCTCCCCAGACCCTTCCTGGACATGGGAGAGGGTACCAAGAACAACATCATCACAGCCGAGGGCATCATCCTGCTGTTCTGTGCCGTGGTGCCTGGGACCCTGCTGCTGTTCAGG AAACGATGGCAAAATATGAAGTTTGGGGTGGATGCCCAGGATGACTATGAAGATGAAAATCTTTATGAG GGCCTGAATCTGGATGACTGCTCCATGTACGAGGACATCTCCCGGGGCCTCCAGGGCACCTACCAGGACGTGGGAAGCCTCCACATTGGAGACGGGGATGTCCAGCTGGAGAAGCCGTGA
- the RPS19 gene encoding 40S ribosomal protein S19: protein MPGVTVKDVNQQEFVRALAAFLKKSGKLKVPEWVDTVKLAKHKELAPYDENWFYTRAASTARHLYLRGGAGVGSMTKIYGGRQRNGVMPSHFSRGSKSVARRVLQALEGLKMVEKDQDGGRKLTPQGQRDLDRIAGQVAAANKKH from the exons atgcCTGGAGTTACTGTAAAAGACGTGAACCAGCAGGAGTTCGTCAGAGCTCTGGCAGCCTTCCTCAAAAA gtctgggaagCTGAAAGTCCCTGAATGGGTGGACACTGTCAAGCTGGCCAAGCATAAAGAGCTTGCTCCCTACGATGAGAACTGGTTCTACACACGAGCTG CTTCCACAGCACGGCACCTGTACCTCCGGGGCGGCGCTGGGGTCGGCTCCATGACTAAGATCTACGGGGGACGTCAGAGAAACGGGGTCATGCCCAGCCACTTCAGCAGAGGCTCCAAGAGCGTGGCCCGCAGGGTCCTCCAAGCCCTAGAGGGGCTGAAAATGGTGGAAAAGGACCAAGATGG GGGCCGCAAACTGACACCTCAGGGACAGCGGGATCTGGACAGAATCGCCGGACAG GTGGCAGCTGCCAACAAGAAGCATTAG
- the DMRTC2 gene encoding doublesex- and mab-3-related transcription factor C2: MDANEMPTAQHCASDSTTGGETRAPPGMELIPKRAVSRSPTCARCRNHGVTAHLKGHKRLCLFQACECHKCVLILERRRVMAAQVALRRQQEAQLKRHLAQGLMRRRTAPPKAPSHVKKGAIRPGVPSGKENIAPQLQTPHGTAPLALTPPGKDNSRGPLLLSGPPEALPLSWTPVPPGSWAPGHWLPPGLPMPPPVVCRLLCQEPAIPLHPFPGFDPGTSLLLPTHGPLPTCPGSHPILTAPISGESQGPSALPRTCSTLILQPCGTPDPLLLQPQAPGASRLAWSSAPSERQLQREAAEALVGLKDSSQAPRLTSSVPPNPAWISLLHPCGPPAPAGGRGFQPVSPSLRPSPAASVALHIGRLGSISLLS; encoded by the exons ATGGATGCCAACGAAATGCCCACTGCCCAGCACTGTGCCTCTGACTCTACCACAGGGGGTGAGACCAGAGCCCCCCCGGGCATGGAGCTTATCCCCAAGAGAGCTGTCAGCCGCTCTCCAACCTGTGCCCGCTGCCGAAACCACGGAGTCACTGCCCACCTCAAGGGCCACAAGCGCCTGTGCCTCTTTCAGGCTTGCGAGTGTCACAAATGTGTCCTCATCTT GGAGCGCCGAAGGGTCATGGCTGCCCAGGTGGCCTTGCGTCGGCAACAGGAGGCACAGCTCAAGAGACatctggctcagggcctgatgaGGAGAAGGACAGCTCCTCCCAAAGCTCCTAGCCATGTCAAGAAGGGAGCCATTCGACCAGGGGTCCCCT CTGGAAAGGAGAACATAGCACCCCAGCTTCAAACACCCCATGGGACAGCCCCCCTAGCACTGACGCCCCCTGGGAAG GATAACTCCCGGGGGCCTCTGCTGCTCAGCGGTCCCCCAGAAGCCTTGCCTTTGTCTTGGACTCCAGTGCCTCCGGGCTCTTGGGCTCCTGGACACTGGCTGCCTCCAGGCCTTCCCATGCCACCTCCAGTGGTGTGCCGCTTGCTGTGCCAAGAACCTGCTATCCCTCTGCATCCCTTTCCTG GCTTTGACCCTGGCACTTCCCTCCTGCTGCCCACTCATGGGCCCCTCCCAACCTGCCCAGGATCTCACCCAATACTGACGGCTCCTATTTCTGGAGAATCCCAAGGGCCCTCTGCCTTGCCCCGCAC ATGTTCGACTCTGATACTCCAGCCCTGTGGCACTCCAGACCCTCTTCTGCTACAGCCACAG gCCCCTGGAGCCTCTCGTCTGGCCTGGTCCTCTGCCCCCTCAGAACGGCAGCTGCAGCGGGAGGCAGCTGAGGCTCTTGTGGGTCTGAAAGACTCTTCCCAGGCTCCCCGCCTGACCTCTTCTGTTCCCCCCAATCCTGCGTGGATCTCCCTGCTCCACCCCTGTGGCCCACCAG CTCCTGCTGGAGGAAGAGGATTCCAGCCTGTTAGCCCTTCTCTCCGACCCAGCCCAGCCGCCTCGGTGGCTTTGCATATTGGGCGTCTGGGCTCTATCTCCCTCCTAAGCTAG